One Rubripirellula reticaptiva genomic region harbors:
- a CDS encoding DUF2271 domain-containing protein yields MPTTFKSPIAAFLLAIAIAGVSALTCQAAEYRFFHEGVLGTSLEIQVSANSQDAAKKAEESVLESIDRLDSVFSTYSSQSELAGFLSRGQSDAVQVSPALYSAIQVCEEWTRASKGAFNPAVELLTRKWAKGEQEELHPNDAEIRAAVSKIGSAHWRLDASTRSVSRNSDVPISLNAVAKGIILDHAAESALETIEGLQGLMVNIGGDLRVAGSFQTQVDIANPGADSIGSRPLASIMLSQGAVATSGSSERHFTIDGKLYSHIIDPRTGYPVEQTVSATVIADTACSADAVATICSVLSVQESLAFVNGLPGVDCLLVTAANVLFMSDNWPADAKPADTTTEEKADADTKAGTNVQTQQPKLSAHEMLVQFEIGKPEQSRRYRRPYVAVWIEDKDAFPVKTLSLFLMQDNPGPRWYRDVRRWYSDDQLRKLVDDRDLIATVSKPTRNPGKYKVTWDGRDDSGAALKPGKYTLLIESAREHGSYELIKHDFELGKEFSADLKGNVEIASASVQYKVNQAAGE; encoded by the coding sequence ATGCCAACAACGTTCAAGAGTCCGATTGCCGCTTTTTTGTTGGCGATTGCCATCGCAGGTGTCAGTGCATTGACGTGCCAGGCCGCCGAATATCGCTTTTTTCACGAAGGCGTCCTCGGAACGAGTCTTGAAATTCAAGTTTCGGCCAATTCGCAAGACGCAGCGAAAAAGGCAGAGGAGTCCGTCCTTGAATCGATCGATCGCCTGGACTCGGTTTTCAGCACGTACAGCTCGCAAAGCGAGCTTGCGGGGTTCTTGAGTCGAGGACAGTCTGACGCCGTGCAAGTTTCTCCTGCTCTCTATTCTGCCATTCAGGTTTGCGAGGAATGGACGCGTGCGAGTAAGGGAGCGTTCAATCCCGCCGTTGAACTGTTGACCAGGAAATGGGCGAAAGGCGAGCAGGAAGAACTGCATCCCAACGACGCCGAAATTCGGGCTGCGGTTTCCAAAATTGGCTCAGCACACTGGCGACTCGACGCGAGCACGCGTTCGGTGAGCCGGAATTCGGATGTTCCCATCTCCCTGAACGCGGTAGCGAAAGGAATCATCCTGGACCACGCCGCTGAGTCCGCATTAGAAACGATCGAGGGACTTCAAGGATTGATGGTCAATATTGGCGGTGATTTGCGTGTGGCGGGTAGTTTTCAGACGCAAGTTGATATCGCTAACCCTGGTGCAGACTCGATCGGATCTCGCCCGCTGGCGTCCATCATGCTTTCTCAGGGCGCTGTCGCCACCAGCGGCAGCTCGGAACGGCATTTCACCATTGATGGCAAGTTGTACTCGCACATCATCGATCCTCGCACTGGTTATCCAGTGGAACAGACGGTCAGCGCGACGGTGATCGCGGACACGGCATGCTCTGCCGATGCGGTAGCGACCATTTGCAGCGTGCTATCGGTTCAGGAAAGTCTCGCCTTTGTCAACGGGTTGCCTGGTGTGGATTGTCTGTTGGTCACCGCAGCCAACGTCCTTTTCATGAGCGATAACTGGCCCGCTGATGCGAAGCCGGCCGACACGACGACGGAAGAGAAGGCAGATGCTGATACGAAGGCCGGTACGAACGTCCAGACGCAGCAGCCCAAACTGTCCGCTCACGAAATGCTGGTTCAATTCGAGATCGGTAAGCCCGAGCAATCCAGACGCTATCGTCGGCCGTACGTTGCAGTTTGGATTGAGGACAAGGACGCGTTTCCGGTCAAGACACTCAGTTTGTTTCTGATGCAGGACAATCCTGGGCCGCGGTGGTATCGCGACGTGCGACGCTGGTACTCGGATGATCAGTTGCGGAAGCTTGTCGATGATCGGGACTTGATTGCGACCGTGTCGAAACCGACTCGTAATCCAGGGAAGTACAAAGTCACCTGGGATGGCCGCGATGATTCCGGTGCGGCACTCAAGCCAGGCAAATACACGTTGTTGATCGAATCCGCGCGAGAGCATGGATCGTATGAGCTGATCAAACACGATTTCGAGCTCGGCAAAGAATTTAGTGCAGACTTGAAGGGCAATGTCGAAATTGCTTCGGCATCAGTCCAGTACAAAGTCAACCAAGCCGCAGGCGAGTAG
- a CDS encoding Lpg1974 family pore-forming outer membrane protein, giving the protein MCATPAARASQWIGGFEFLWMRANFDQNVALIIDPPVGNTLVPFEYDRQLSTRTWLGWQSKRGGGFRATYWEFDEQAGDESVTAVVGATPVFVFVYGAGNNLSRSAQAGVGQTLTSQHRLKLQAFDLEATQQFDWNSLRGTLSCGVRIADMEQLLRGDVVDGVGALQESIANDLTFQGAGPTVAMKVNRAIAASRLAMYGGMRGSLIMGETNQKIYEMKGAFTTELEDLATQREVITAFELALGLQWNQPIGRRCTTFARAGYECQTWIDAGGPVDSHSTISLDAIAFGLGMQF; this is encoded by the coding sequence TTGTGCGCTACTCCAGCGGCTCGCGCAAGCCAATGGATCGGCGGTTTCGAATTCTTGTGGATGCGGGCCAACTTTGATCAGAACGTCGCCTTGATCATTGATCCGCCGGTTGGCAACACGTTAGTCCCGTTCGAATACGACCGCCAGCTATCGACCCGAACATGGTTGGGTTGGCAATCGAAACGTGGCGGTGGATTCCGAGCGACGTACTGGGAATTTGATGAGCAGGCCGGCGACGAATCCGTGACCGCCGTTGTCGGTGCGACTCCGGTGTTTGTGTTTGTCTATGGTGCCGGCAATAACTTGTCGCGCAGCGCGCAGGCCGGCGTCGGCCAAACATTGACGTCACAGCACCGGTTGAAACTGCAGGCTTTTGATCTCGAAGCGACCCAGCAGTTCGATTGGAACTCGCTTCGCGGAACCCTTAGCTGCGGTGTTCGGATTGCCGACATGGAACAACTGCTTCGTGGCGATGTGGTCGACGGTGTCGGTGCATTGCAAGAATCGATCGCGAACGATTTGACTTTCCAAGGCGCCGGGCCGACGGTCGCAATGAAAGTCAACCGAGCCATCGCGGCAAGTCGTTTGGCAATGTACGGTGGAATGCGAGGCTCGCTGATCATGGGCGAAACGAACCAAAAGATCTATGAAATGAAAGGCGCCTTCACGACTGAGCTTGAAGACTTGGCGACTCAGCGCGAAGTGATCACGGCTTTCGAACTGGCACTCGGTCTGCAATGGAATCAACCGATCGGCCGCCGCTGCACCACGTTCGCTCGCGCGGGCTACGAATGCCAAACTTGGATCGACGCCGGTGGACCGGTCGATTCGCACAGCACGATCAGCTTGGATGCGATTGCGTTTGGACTTGGCATGCAGTTCTAG
- the polX gene encoding DNA polymerase/3'-5' exonuclease PolX, which translates to MDNAAIADVFDEMAELLEFRGENPFRIRAYTNGAKAIRELTESVAAIVADENRDLSKVPGIGKTLAEKSAVLVETGSLPQLEQLRAEIPEVTIQMARIPGLGAKKAVKLQQELGLESLDDLRKACQEDKIAKLKGFGAKTQAAILDGLSIAEAAAERIYWSTADDLARSIGEHMAACSQITKLEWAGSYRRGRETVGDLDLLVVATDHQAVMDHLESYVGYAQTIGRGDTKISIRVGKSFQVDMRVVEADQFGAALQYFTGSQAHNIHTRRLAKDQGLKINEYGVFKVDDETKVAGETEADVYAAIGLPWIAPEIREDRREFEWAASGSLPELIEVSDVVGDLHMHTNATDGTATIREMADAAIARGLKYIAITDHSKRVSMAMGLDEKRLRQQWKLIDEIRPEYEGRLTILKGIECDILEKGGMDLADDCLAEADWVLASVHYGQKQPRDQITERILGAIENPHVTCIAHPTGRLINRRPPYDVDMDAVMAAAKSHGKLMELNANPARLDLNDLHLAAAKRVGIPIVISTDAHSIEGLDVMQYGIKQARRGGLTKDDVANTRPWPFR; encoded by the coding sequence GTGGATAATGCGGCGATCGCAGATGTGTTTGACGAGATGGCGGAATTGCTCGAGTTCCGTGGCGAGAACCCGTTTCGCATCCGTGCCTACACCAACGGTGCCAAGGCGATCCGCGAACTTACCGAGTCCGTCGCGGCGATCGTTGCGGACGAAAATCGCGACCTTTCGAAAGTCCCTGGCATCGGCAAAACGCTTGCCGAAAAGTCCGCGGTGCTGGTCGAGACTGGGTCGCTGCCACAACTGGAACAACTTCGTGCCGAGATTCCCGAAGTCACGATTCAAATGGCACGTATCCCCGGACTTGGTGCGAAGAAAGCCGTCAAGTTGCAGCAAGAGCTTGGACTCGAATCGCTCGACGATCTGCGCAAGGCTTGCCAAGAAGACAAGATCGCAAAACTGAAAGGCTTCGGCGCAAAAACGCAAGCGGCGATCCTGGACGGACTTTCGATTGCCGAAGCTGCGGCCGAGCGGATCTATTGGTCCACGGCCGACGACTTGGCGCGTTCGATCGGTGAACACATGGCCGCGTGCAGCCAGATCACCAAGTTGGAATGGGCCGGCAGCTATCGGCGCGGCCGCGAAACCGTTGGCGACCTGGACTTGCTAGTCGTCGCGACCGATCACCAAGCCGTGATGGACCATTTGGAATCCTACGTCGGTTATGCCCAGACGATTGGGCGCGGGGACACCAAGATCTCGATTCGTGTCGGCAAGTCGTTCCAAGTCGACATGCGAGTGGTCGAGGCAGACCAGTTTGGTGCGGCGCTTCAGTATTTCACCGGTTCACAAGCGCACAACATTCACACTCGGCGATTGGCCAAAGACCAAGGCTTGAAAATCAACGAGTATGGTGTTTTCAAGGTCGACGATGAAACCAAAGTCGCCGGCGAAACCGAAGCCGATGTTTATGCGGCGATTGGACTGCCATGGATTGCACCGGAGATCCGCGAGGACCGACGCGAATTCGAGTGGGCGGCGAGTGGATCGTTGCCCGAGTTGATCGAAGTCAGCGATGTCGTCGGCGACTTGCACATGCACACCAATGCCACGGACGGAACCGCGACGATTCGCGAAATGGCGGACGCAGCGATCGCCCGAGGGCTAAAGTACATCGCGATCACGGACCACAGCAAACGAGTCTCGATGGCGATGGGACTGGACGAGAAACGACTACGTCAACAGTGGAAGCTGATCGACGAGATCCGCCCCGAGTACGAAGGTCGGTTGACGATTTTGAAAGGCATCGAGTGCGACATTCTTGAAAAAGGCGGCATGGACCTGGCTGACGACTGCCTCGCCGAGGCCGACTGGGTTTTGGCCAGCGTGCACTACGGACAAAAGCAACCGCGTGATCAAATCACCGAACGCATTCTGGGTGCAATCGAAAACCCGCACGTGACCTGCATCGCTCACCCCACCGGTCGTCTGATCAACCGACGCCCGCCCTACGATGTCGACATGGATGCGGTCATGGCGGCGGCCAAATCGCACGGAAAGCTGATGGAACTGAACGCCAATCCGGCTCGTCTGGACTTGAACGACCTGCATTTGGCGGCGGCGAAACGAGTCGGCATTCCGATCGTGATCAGCACCGACGCGCACTCGATCGAAGGCCTCGATGTGATGCAGTACGGCATCAAACAGGCTCGCCGCGGCGGGCTGACAAAAGACGATGTCGCGAATACGCGTCCGTGGCCGTTTCGCTAG
- a CDS encoding class I SAM-dependent methyltransferase — protein sequence MTKDKAKKGEKTLASTADKFDCYQRSVQVPDHEVDFFDKAFREAYKSKPTSLREDFCGTFAVCCEWVKSGPRRTAVGVDLDKPTLQWGRNNNLAKLTAKQQERVQILTQDVRKRNRPTVDVLAAQNFSFWLFKTRKEVVDYFKVARSNLNSKGIMVMDMMGGGDCYTEENVDKRKIRKGKKGFSYHWEQASFNPVTADATFYIHFKFADGSKLKRAFEYHWRFWTIPEVREMLAEAGFSESHVYWENDDEGSKHFGEWQRSETAPSDPSWISYIVAKK from the coding sequence ATGACAAAAGACAAAGCCAAGAAGGGCGAAAAGACGCTCGCATCGACCGCCGACAAATTTGACTGTTACCAACGTTCGGTTCAGGTGCCGGATCACGAAGTCGACTTCTTTGACAAGGCGTTTCGGGAAGCCTACAAGTCGAAACCCACAAGTCTGCGTGAAGACTTCTGCGGCACGTTTGCGGTTTGTTGCGAGTGGGTCAAATCAGGGCCTCGCCGCACCGCCGTCGGCGTTGACTTAGACAAGCCGACTTTGCAGTGGGGGCGAAACAACAATCTGGCCAAGCTGACGGCTAAGCAACAAGAACGCGTTCAAATTCTGACGCAAGATGTTCGCAAACGAAACCGGCCGACGGTTGACGTGTTGGCGGCACAGAACTTTTCGTTCTGGTTGTTCAAGACTCGTAAAGAGGTCGTCGACTACTTCAAGGTCGCTCGTTCGAACCTAAATTCCAAAGGCATCATGGTGATGGACATGATGGGCGGCGGTGATTGCTACACCGAAGAAAACGTCGACAAGCGTAAAATTCGCAAAGGCAAAAAAGGGTTTTCGTATCACTGGGAACAAGCGTCGTTCAATCCGGTCACGGCCGACGCGACGTTCTATATCCACTTCAAGTTCGCCGACGGCAGCAAACTGAAACGAGCCTTCGAATACCACTGGCGGTTTTGGACGATTCCCGAGGTCCGCGAAATGTTGGCTGAAGCCGGATTCAGCGAGTCGCACGTTTACTGGGAGAACGACGACGAAGGCAGCAAGCACTTCGGCGAGTGGCAACGCAGCGAAACGGCACCGAGCGACCCGAGCTGGATCAGCTACATCGTGGCGAAGAAGTAA